From Salarias fasciatus chromosome 5, fSalaFa1.1, whole genome shotgun sequence, a single genomic window includes:
- the LOC115388942 gene encoding guanylin-like has protein sequence MKAAIATVALLVLALSCTSEAVQVQENGLSFSLEAVRRLQELTEGYYGTGQQNPKFRSSSSSLCADPMLPQEFLPLCKQRGASASLTRLSVVPLDICEICAFAACAGC, from the exons ATGAAGGCCGCCATCGCCACCGTtgctctcctggtcctggctctCAGCTGCACCTCTGAAGCTGTGCAAGTCCAG GAAAATGGATTGTCTTTCTCACTTGAAGCCGTCAGGAGGCttcaggagctgacggagggcTACTATGGCACGGGACAACAAAATCCCAAATTCAGGTCGagctcttcctccctctgcgcCGACCCCATGCTGCCTCAGGAGTTTCTGCCTCTGTGCAAGCAGAGAGGAGCGTCTGCATCACTCACCAGACTAT ctgtggtTCCTCTGGACATCTGCGAGATTTGCGCCTTTGCCGCCTGCGCCGGCTGCTGA
- the nmur3 gene encoding neuromedin-U receptor 2 — protein MERSLQSSPLNISKLFHNTTVPLNDSGNYTSEEFSEVNLFEILGPKQSPFFLPVTTVYLVIFLIGLSGNLLTCAVIAKHKKMRNPTNFYLLSLAVSDLLVLLFGMPLEIYDLWQNYPFPFGEGGCYFKTFLFETVCFASILNVTALSVERYIAVVHPLKTRYLSTNHHAKRVITVVWVVSMICAIPNTSLHGIYYLPQRMEESAICTVLKPLWIYNMVMQITTVCFYFVPMAIISMLYLVMGIHLGREKRHSSENLGKNCSGNTRRKISLENGRRRQVIKMLSIVVAVFGVCWAPFHIERLLWSSISQWTDLMHNVYQYVHILSGVFFYLSSAVNPIIYSLLSTRFRECFRELMCSQPEDNSSIRDSPPFPKILLEPSISSSRAQAEVKDSNVFIPLFSPNVAVSLDTAVHSCACKESSLCSEI, from the exons ATGGAGCGCTCTCTGCAGAGCTCCCCATTAAATATATCAAAACTGTTTCACAACACCACTGTGCCACTGAATGACTCTGGGAATTACACCAGTGAAGAATTCTCTGAGGTCAATCTTTTTGAAATCCTGGGTCCCAAACAATCTCCCTTTTTCCTCCCAGTGACCACTGTTTACCTCGTCATCTTCCTCATCGGATTGTCAGGAAATCTGCTCACATGCGCCGTGATAGCGAAACACAAGAAGATGCGCAACCCCACTAACTTTTACCTCCTGAGTCTGGCCGTATCTGACCTCCTGGTGCTTTTGTTTGGGATGCCCTTGGAGATCTATGACCTGTGGCAGAACTATCCCTTCCCCTTTGGAGAAGGGGGGTGCTACTTCAAGACCTTCCTCTTCGAGACCGTCTGCTTTGCCTCCATCCTCAACGTCACAGCACTGAGCGTGGAGAGGTACATAGCTGTCGTTCACCCGCTCAAAACCCGATACCTGTCGACAAACCACCACGCCAAGCGGGTCATCACCGTCGTGTGGGTGGTGTCGATGATCTGTGCCATCCCCAACACCTCGCTGCACGGCATCTACTACCTACCGCAGCGGATGGAGGAGTCAGCCATATGCACGGTGCTCAAGCCCCTGTGGATCTACAACATGGTCATGCAAATCACAACGGTCTGCTTCTACTTTGTACCCATGGCGATCATTAGCATGCTGTACCTGGTGATGGGCATTCATCTGGGCCGAGAGAAGCGTCACTCCAGCGAGAACCTGGGAAAAAACTGCTCCGGCAACACCAGAAGGAAGATCAGCTTGGAAAATGGGCGAAGACGGCAGGTCATCAAGATGCTTT CTATCGTGGTAGCCGTGTTCGGAGTCTGCTGGGCGCCGTTTCACATCGAGCGGCTTCTGTGGAGCTCCATCAGCCAGTGGACCGACCTGATGCACAACGTTTACCAGTACGTCCACATCCTGTCGGGCGTCTTCTTCTACCTCAGCTCGGCGGTCAACCCCATCATCTACAGCCTGCTCTCCACGCGGTTCAGGGAGTGCTTTCGGGAGCTCATGTGCTCCCAGCCGGAGGACAACAGCTCCATCAGAGACTCTCCGCCTTTCCCCAAGATTTTACTGGAGCCCTCCATCTCCAGTTCCAGAGCTCAGGCCGAGGTCAAGGACTCCAACGTTTTCATCCCGCTGTTCTCCCCCAACGTGGCTGTGAGTTTGGACACCGCCGTGCACTCATGCGCTTGCAAGGAGTCGTCGCTCTGCTCCGAGATTTGA